In Gadus chalcogrammus isolate NIFS_2021 chromosome 13, NIFS_Gcha_1.0, whole genome shotgun sequence, a single genomic region encodes these proteins:
- the LOC130401536 gene encoding uncharacterized protein LOC130401536 isoform X2 — protein MDYIQCYKLSTYFTLLSLRSPAHQVLPFSSFSQGMLPARQNTWKRILQTPDTISIKVEEDIGGGLPAVEDCDAFRDRSTQRGATSESLGVVAPGSSHMSSHSEELKILSVYGKGEGPLAEDGHDTLFTASEVEALNSLSADHSAAKSLERAERLVCREELSVQQTPDTISIKVEEDIGGGMPAIEDNDIRDCSTQRGATSESLRVDAPGSSHMSGHSGELRILSVYGQGEGPLAVDGHDTLFAASELEALSSLSADHSVAKSLNCSVRLVRLEELTGHQGGRKGRPGVLCGKVVPNNANMIVHMRTHSGEKPYKCDQCTKRFSLKGTLNRHMMNHSGKITRKSAAAHRHYLLCPVCLRTQESLSCHLRRVCMKDKTPPQILEVVEKAKKDVCDLLKNGRAFSYAVLKQIVSSPNPLEGLIEELKYHHLFVTGVPPPLPIGNPRLVTETLSECPGEAPGETEPSDVESCGSNELFQCRQEKTYTKDKMVKAKDLGILKKHSADHPLLKRFADYLKNDYENAKYQQEVDTVSRYLYFADPTEPSLKFVNDREKLRDFLGQQAKAGYKAQTSGNYIKCLKRFLEFHLTRTGLRQDDGELYKQCTLYLSFLTSSQSVLSKQASKEIVQKSHALSFDKSQPTPRECLAVLDKGEGDLVKIMNQLDDSSSSSLSRTECIFVLYYLEAIVILRHCQQPCVVQSMKVKEWLERKHTDDDSIVFVKDHKTAAHFVVSIVLSKKEEAWFEKYYTKVRPQLLAGERKRKRDEQDEKDGDDFFFVSSRGKPIYNAAGDLIKLQQKCNVPQVSSQVVRRVFETAANRLDDPQKKAVSDYLGHSGTTADRHYRMKSLESIVIAAGLLKKLQRQKKSSAGPSGEGTRQEALGEGTSPQSVESSSHGDHCALPQPSLRQLVIDLERIPEGNDKVKFHEAFKSLLENHPVTLSGQIPKVRIRRDTSEANQRKLYTHWAQKQLEMRVKHTREQFNRRRPTKERVDTWVKKQGWKCKAANISTEVVENWAPSGSEDRIMDNKRIQTLVKTQDWKGLHITQFEEKGDGIITTRTFKKGQVVCDYHGPVVSGKEGENMHKNTTGKETGYIFFFRNSKGQPMCIDAHSDRCHCHPDKRTFGRLVNHSKKNSNIKPLHCVVDKHGEMKDVILFIATKDLPVGEEVLFDY, from the exons ATGGACTATAtacaatgttacaaattgagtacctattttactttgttgtctctacgcagcccagctcatcaagtgcttccattcagcagcttctctcaagggatgttgcctgccagacagaACACCTGGAAACGCATACTT cagacccccgacaccatttcaatcaaggttgaagaggatattggtggaggcttgcccgccgtag aagactgtgaTGCCTTcagagaccgtagcactcagcgcggcgccacctcagagagtctgggtgtggtcgcccctggctcctcccacatgtccagccaCAGTGAGGAactgaagattctgagcgtctacggaaaaggggagggcccactggcagaggacggccatgacaccctcttcaccgcgtcagaagtggaggccctgaactcgctgtctgcggaccacagcgcggccaagagcctggagcgcgccGAGCGGTTGGTCTGCcgtgaggagctgagtgtgcag cagaccccagacaccatttcaatcaaggttgaagaggatattggtggaggcatgcccgccaTAG aagacaatgacatcagagactgcagcacgcagcgcggcgccacctcggagagtctgcgtgtggacgcccctggctcctcccacatgtcgggtcacagcggggagctgcgcatcctgagcgtctacggacaaggggagggccctctggcggtggacggccatgacaccctctttgccgcatcagaactggaggccttgagctcgctgtctgctgaccacagcgtggccaagagcctgaactgcagcgtacggctcgtccgccttgaggagctgactgggcatcagggcggccgcaagggccggcccggtgtcttgtgtggaaaggttgttcccaacaatgccaatatgattgtccacatgaggactcactctggggagaagccctacaagtgtgaccaatgcacgaagcggttcagtctgaaaggcaccCTGAATAGACACATGATGAATCACTCTGGAAAAATCACCAGGAAATCTGCAGCTGCACATAGACACTATCTACTCTGTCCAGTTTGTTTGAGGACCCAAGAGTCTCTATCCTGTCACCTGCGCAGAGTCTGCATGAAGGATAAGACACCACCACAGATCCTAGAGGTGGTTGAAAAGGCCAAGAAAGATGTGTGTGACCTCCTGAAGAATGGACGGGCTTTTAGTTATGCAGTCCTGAAGCAAATCGTCTCATCACCAAATCCACTCGAAGGATTGATTGAGGAGCTGAAATACCATCACTTGTTTGTGACAggagtccctcctcctctgcccattGGTAATCCAAGGTTGGTCACCGAAACCCTTTCTGAATGCCCTGGGGAGGCACCCGGAGAAACAGAGCCATCTGATGTGGAATCTTGCGGCAGCAATGAGCTTTTTCAATGTAGACAAGAGAAAACGTATACCAAAGACAAAATGGTGAAAGCGAAGGATTTAGGCATTTTGAAAAAGCATTCAGCAGATCATCCATTGCTCAAGCGCTTTGCCGACTACCTAAAGAATGATTACGAAAATGCAAAGTACCAACAGGAGGTTGACACTGTTTCCCGGTACCTGTATTTTGCTGATCCTACGGAACCATCTTTGAAGTTTGTCAATGACAGAGAGAAGCTCAGAGACTTCCTGGGTCAACAGGCTAAGGCAGGGTATAAGGCACAAACATCAGGAAATTACATCAAGTGCTTGAAAAGGTTCTTGGAGTTCCACTTGACAAGGACCGGCTTGAGACAGGATGACGGGGAGCTCTACAAGCAGTGCACATTATATTTGAGTTTTCTAACTTCTTCACAGAGTGTCCTCTCTAAGCAAGCGAGCAAAGAAATTGTGCAAAAGAGTCATGCCTTGTCGTTTGACAAAAGTCAACCCACACCTCGTGAATGCTTGGCTGTTCTTGATAAAGGTGAAGGTGACTTAGTGAAAATCATGAATCAACTTGATGAcagttcttcttcctccctgagTAGGACTGAGTGCATATTTGTGCTATACTATCTTGAGGCAATTGTCATACTAAGACACTGCCAACAGCCATGTGTGGTGCAGAGCATGAAG GTCAAGGAATGGCTTGAACGGAAACACACAGATGATGATTCAATCGTTTTTGTAAAGGACCACAAGACGGCTGCACATTTTGTGGTCTCAATTGTCCTGtccaagaaggaggaggcgtggtttGAGAAATATTACACCAAAGTGCGGCCACAGCTCCTTGCTGGCGAAAGGAAACGTAAGCGAGATGAGCAGGATGAGAAGGATGGAGatgattttttctttgtgtcctcCCGCGGTAAGCCAATTTACAATGCAGCTGGTGATCTGATAAAGCTCCAGCAAAAGTGCAACGTCCCCCAGGTGAGCAGCCAGGTTGTACGGAGGGTATTTGAGACAGCAGCTAACCGCCTGGATGACCCTCAGAAGAAAGCAGTTTCTGACTACCTGGGCCATTCTGGCACAACAGCTGACAGACATTACAGGATGAAATCTCTTGAATCCATTGTGATAGCTGCTGGTCTGCTGAAGAAATTACAGAGGCAGAAGAAGTCAAG tgCTGGGCCTTCCGGAGAAGGGACCCGTCAAGAGGCTCTTGGAGAAGGGACCAGCCCTCAGTCAGTGGAGTCTTCCAGCCATGGTGACCATTGTGCTCTCCCTCAGCCTTCCTTGAGACAGCTAGTGATCGATTTAGAGAGGATTCCTGAGGGAAATGACAAAGTCAAATTCCACGAGGCATTCAAGTCCCTCTTGGAAAACCACCCTGTGACACTGAGTGGTCAAATCCCAAAAGTGAGAATCCGCAGGGACACCTCGGAGGCCAATCAGCGGAAGCTTTACACACACTGGGCGCAAAAGCAATTAGAAATGCGTGTAAAACACACCCGTG AACAATTCAATCGGAGGAGGCCAACGAAAGAGCGTGTCGACACATGGGTCAAAAAGCAGGGATGGAAGTGCAAGGCTGCCAACATCAGCACTGAGGTTGTGGAGAACTGGGCACCATCTGGATCTGAGGACCGCATCATGGACAACAAACGGATCCAGACATTGGTGAAAACACAAGACTGGAAAGGACTGCACATCACACAGTTTGAAGAGAAGGGCGATGGGATCATTACGACCCGCACTTTTAAGAAAGGCCAGGTTGTATGTGATTATCATGGGCCTGTTGTTAGTGGAAAGGAGGGCGagaacatgcacaaaaacacaactgGAAAGGAGACTGGATATATCTTCTTTTTCCGGAACAGTAAAGGACAGCCAATGTGCATTGATGCCCACTCAGACAGGTGTCATTGCCACCCTGACAAGAGAACATTTGGCAGGCTGGTGAATCATTCCAAAAAGAACTCGAACATCAAGCCCCTGCACTGTGTGGTGGACAAGCATGGAGAAATGAAGGATGTGATCCTTTTCATTGCAACCAAGGACTTGCCAGTGGGTGAGGAAGTTCTGTTTGACTATTGA